In the genome of Acidimicrobiales bacterium, the window CGGCCGGGGCGACCGGCCGGCGCTGTGGATGCTCGGGTCGAGCGACTACAGCGCCCAGGTGGCCGGGCTGCTCGGCCTGCCGTTCTCCTTCGCCCACCACTTCGCGGCCGCGAACACCTTGCCGGCCCTGGCCGCCTACCGGGCCACGTTCGAGCCGTCGGCCGACCTCGACCGCCCGTACGCCATGCTCGGCGTGGCCGTCGTGTGCGCGGAGACGACCGAGCGGGCCCGCTGGCTGGCCGGGTCGGGCGCGCTCTCGTTCCTCCGCCTCCGCCAGGGCCGGCCCGGCCGGCTGCCGACGCCCGAGGAGGCGGCCGCGCACGACTTCACCCCGGCGGAGCGCGAGCTCGTGGCCGGGTGGACGGCACCGCTCGTCGTCGGCGACCCGCCCACCGTCCGGGCCGGGCTGGCCGACCTGGCCGCCCGCACCGGGGCCGACGAGCTGATGGTCACCACGATGGTCCACGCGCCCGCCGACCGGCTGCGCT includes:
- a CDS encoding MsnO8 family LLM class oxidoreductase encodes the protein GRGDRPALWMLGSSDYSAQVAGLLGLPFSFAHHFAAANTLPALAAYRATFEPSADLDRPYAMLGVAVVCAETTERARWLAGSGALSFLRLRQGRPGRLPTPEEAAAHDFTPAERELVAGWTAPLVVGDPPTVRAGLADLAARTGADELMVTTMVHAPADRLRSYELVAEACGLTGEAPAPAA